Proteins encoded together in one Kutzneria kofuensis window:
- a CDS encoding ABC transporter substrate-binding protein, translating into MTWRRPSLLVAGVLLAGTATACGGGSQNTATAFDPNNCQGGTLEILNQNDAGSHLDPARLYTSGGGNIPSLLFRTLTTRARKAGADGAKVAPDLATDTGEPNADATVWTYHLRDGLKFEDGTPITAADVKYGIERGFAAELPGGAPYLHDWLVNAQNYPGPYKDPNGIAAIETPDAKTIVFHLNSPHGDFPYLATATQFAPVPKAKDTGADYEKHPVSSGPYKIESYDKGKSVVLVRNTNWSREVDPNRLACPDRIEGTYGLDPAVINQRLSTGTGKDADAVTTDTDLGPSELAQLDGNPDLAKRVAKGGFPYTFYLAFDNTKAPFDNIKVRQAFNYAIDRTSVVNAAGGSSLAYPATTFLPNNKNMGYQAFDFFPAGASGDPAKAKQLLAEAGFPNGITVTLAHRSDDAEQDGPKVATAVQDAYKKAGITVKLQSIDSDSYGTTVDNPATQPQMAVQGWGADWPSGGPFIIPIFDGRQYLAGGGNFNTSHFNDPKVNAEIDEINKITDPAQAAQRWGQLDAEISKQAPNVLLFHTTQLRLFGKNVRNAFVSDWTGVYDLSQVSVK; encoded by the coding sequence ATGACCTGGCGACGACCGTCCCTGTTGGTGGCCGGTGTGTTACTGGCCGGCACCGCGACCGCCTGCGGCGGCGGCAGCCAGAACACCGCCACGGCGTTCGACCCGAACAACTGCCAGGGCGGCACGCTGGAGATCCTCAACCAGAACGACGCCGGCTCGCACCTGGACCCGGCCCGGCTCTACACCTCCGGCGGCGGCAACATTCCGTCGCTGCTGTTCCGCACGCTGACGACGCGAGCCCGCAAGGCCGGCGCCGACGGCGCGAAGGTCGCCCCCGACCTGGCCACGGACACCGGGGAGCCGAACGCCGACGCGACCGTGTGGACCTACCACCTCCGTGACGGCCTGAAGTTCGAGGACGGCACGCCGATCACCGCCGCGGACGTCAAGTACGGCATCGAGCGCGGCTTCGCCGCCGAACTGCCCGGCGGCGCCCCGTACCTGCACGACTGGCTGGTCAACGCGCAGAACTACCCAGGTCCGTACAAGGACCCGAACGGCATCGCGGCGATCGAGACGCCGGACGCCAAGACCATCGTCTTCCACCTGAACTCGCCGCACGGCGACTTCCCGTACCTGGCCACGGCCACGCAGTTCGCGCCGGTGCCCAAGGCCAAGGACACCGGGGCGGACTACGAGAAGCACCCGGTCTCCAGCGGCCCGTACAAGATCGAGTCGTACGACAAGGGCAAGAGCGTCGTGCTGGTCCGCAACACCAACTGGTCGCGGGAGGTTGACCCGAACCGGCTGGCCTGCCCGGACCGCATCGAGGGCACGTACGGCCTGGACCCGGCGGTGATCAACCAGCGGCTGTCCACCGGCACCGGCAAGGACGCCGACGCGGTCACCACCGACACCGACCTCGGCCCGTCCGAGCTGGCCCAGCTGGACGGCAACCCCGACCTGGCCAAGCGGGTGGCCAAGGGCGGCTTCCCGTACACGTTCTACCTCGCGTTCGACAACACCAAGGCGCCGTTCGACAACATCAAGGTGCGCCAGGCGTTCAACTACGCCATCGACCGCACCTCGGTGGTGAACGCGGCCGGCGGCAGCTCGCTGGCCTACCCGGCGACGACCTTCCTGCCCAACAACAAGAACATGGGCTACCAGGCGTTCGACTTCTTCCCGGCGGGCGCGAGCGGCGACCCGGCCAAGGCCAAGCAGCTGCTGGCCGAGGCCGGCTTCCCCAACGGCATCACGGTGACGCTGGCGCACCGGTCGGACGACGCCGAGCAGGACGGGCCGAAGGTGGCCACCGCCGTGCAGGACGCGTACAAGAAGGCCGGGATCACGGTCAAGCTGCAGAGCATCGACAGCGACAGCTACGGGACCACTGTGGACAATCCGGCCACGCAGCCGCAGATGGCGGTGCAGGGCTGGGGCGCGGACTGGCCGTCCGGCGGGCCGTTCATCATCCCGATCTTCGACGGCCGCCAGTACCTGGCCGGCGGCGGCAACTTCAACACCTCGCACTTCAACGACCCGAAGGTCAACGCCGAGATCGACGAGATCAACAAGATCACCGACCCGGCCCAGGCCGCGCAGCGGTGGGGCCAGCTCGACGCCGAGATCAGCAAGCAGGCGCCGAACGTGCTGCTGTTCCACACCACCCAGCTGCGCCTGTTCGGCAAGAACGTGCGCAACGCCTTCGTCAGCGACTGGACCGGCGTCTACGACCTGTCCCAGGTGTCCGTGAAGTGA
- a CDS encoding ABC transporter permease: MTAPSEARPGFRVFAGRFRTDRAAVFGAVVAGLLVLLAILAPVLTAIEGQDIATFHNDLVDSARGGVPIGPLGGISGQHWLGVEPQTGRDLFARVAQGAQISLLVAVSATVVQVFLGVVVGLAAGLGGKLLDTVLSRMADITIAFPVIIFSLALLTIVPDSFPRPLLLALVIGVLGWGGTARISRGQTLSLRTRDFVAAARLSGAGGFRIARREILPGLAAPVITYAALLLPTNVITEAALSFLGVGVRPPTSSWGQMLSTATTWFRSDVMYVLIPAFMVFLTVLSFTLMGEGVRVALDPRTTRLTRKAG, translated from the coding sequence GTGACCGCTCCGTCCGAGGCCAGACCCGGATTCCGGGTTTTCGCCGGCCGGTTCCGCACCGACCGCGCCGCCGTGTTCGGCGCGGTCGTGGCGGGCCTGCTGGTGCTGCTGGCGATTCTCGCCCCCGTGCTGACGGCGATCGAGGGGCAGGACATCGCCACGTTCCACAACGACCTGGTGGACTCGGCCCGCGGCGGCGTGCCGATCGGGCCGCTGGGCGGGATCAGCGGCCAGCACTGGCTCGGTGTGGAGCCGCAGACCGGCCGCGACCTGTTCGCCCGCGTTGCCCAGGGCGCGCAGATCTCGTTGCTGGTGGCCGTTTCCGCGACGGTGGTGCAGGTCTTCCTCGGCGTGGTCGTCGGTCTGGCCGCGGGCCTGGGCGGAAAGCTGTTGGACACGGTGTTGTCCCGGATGGCCGACATCACGATCGCGTTCCCGGTCATCATCTTCTCGCTGGCGCTGCTGACCATCGTGCCGGACAGCTTCCCACGGCCGCTGCTGCTGGCGCTGGTCATCGGCGTGCTCGGCTGGGGCGGCACCGCCCGTATCAGCCGGGGGCAGACGTTGTCCTTGCGCACCAGGGACTTCGTCGCCGCGGCCCGGCTGTCCGGCGCCGGCGGGTTCCGCATCGCGCGCCGGGAGATCCTGCCCGGGCTGGCCGCGCCGGTGATCACCTACGCGGCCTTGCTGTTGCCGACCAATGTGATCACCGAGGCGGCGCTGTCGTTCCTCGGCGTCGGTGTGCGGCCGCCGACCTCGTCGTGGGGCCAGATGCTGTCCACCGCGACCACGTGGTTCCGCAGCGATGTGATGTACGTGCTCATCCCCGCGTTCATGGTGTTCCTCACCGTGCTGTCGTTCACGTTGATGGGTGAGGGGGTCCGGGTGGCGCTCGACCCGCGCACCACCCGGCTGACCAGGAAGGCGGGCTGA
- a CDS encoding ABC transporter permease, giving the protein MLGYAVRRLGGVAAVLLIMSAVVYLLFYLMPANPAQLVCGVKACTPDRLALISHSLGLDEPLYLQYWHFLSGLVVGRDFSMGPSIVHCAAPCLGYSFQYTEPVLQMILDRLPVSGSLVVGAAILWLTFGIGIGVLSALRRGRWVDHAVNTIVLGGLAVPVFITALLSLMVVCVYLQWLPFPTFVPFDEDPLLWAQNLILPWIVLALTTMPVYVRMSRAGMLEVLAEDHIRTARAYGLPERQVIGRHALRGALSPLITLAALDIAAILTSSVLTESVFGLPGIGQLTVQAVRNVDLPVVVGLVLLIGFVIVVCNAVADLLYAAVDKRVSVS; this is encoded by the coding sequence GTGCTCGGCTACGCGGTGCGCCGGCTGGGCGGCGTGGCGGCGGTGCTGCTGATCATGTCGGCGGTGGTGTACCTGCTGTTCTACCTGATGCCGGCCAATCCGGCCCAGCTGGTGTGCGGGGTCAAGGCCTGCACGCCGGACCGGCTGGCGCTGATCTCGCACAGCCTCGGCCTGGACGAGCCGCTCTACCTGCAGTACTGGCATTTCCTGTCCGGGCTGGTCGTCGGCCGGGACTTCAGCATGGGACCGTCCATTGTGCACTGCGCGGCGCCGTGCCTCGGTTATTCCTTCCAGTACACCGAACCCGTGCTGCAGATGATCCTCGACCGGCTGCCGGTGTCCGGTTCGCTCGTGGTGGGCGCGGCGATCCTGTGGCTGACCTTCGGCATCGGCATCGGCGTGCTGTCCGCGCTGCGCCGGGGCCGGTGGGTCGACCACGCCGTGAACACGATCGTGCTCGGCGGGCTGGCGGTGCCGGTGTTCATCACCGCTCTGCTGTCGCTGATGGTCGTCTGTGTCTACCTGCAGTGGCTGCCGTTCCCGACCTTCGTGCCGTTCGACGAGGATCCGCTGCTGTGGGCGCAGAACCTGATCCTGCCGTGGATCGTGCTGGCGTTGACCACGATGCCGGTCTACGTCCGGATGTCCCGCGCCGGCATGCTGGAGGTGTTGGCCGAGGACCACATCCGCACCGCCCGCGCGTACGGGCTGCCGGAGCGGCAGGTGATCGGCCGGCACGCGCTGCGCGGCGCGCTCAGCCCGCTGATCACGTTGGCGGCGCTGGACATCGCCGCCATCCTGACCTCTTCGGTGCTCACCGAGTCGGTGTTCGGCCTGCCCGGCATCGGCCAGCTGACCGTGCAGGCGGTGCGCAACGTCGACCTGCCGGTGGTGGTCGGGTTGGTGCTGCTCATCGGGTTCGTCATCGTGGTGTGCAACGCGGTCGCCGACCTGCTCTACGCGGCGGTCGACAAGAGGGTGAGCGTGTCGTGA
- a CDS encoding dipeptide ABC transporter ATP-binding protein — MSESVVSVRDLVIDFHTEGDTVRAVDGLSFDLKAGRALGIVGESGSGKSATALSLLGLHRGGNADVTGSIDVLGTDVLKASNEQVRRLRGSRIAMVFQDPLSALDPFFSVGDQIVEVYRAHNKVDRRAARARAVEVLDRVGIPDAARRVKAYPHEFSGGMRQRALIAMALALSPQVLVADEPTTALDVTVQAQILDLIHDLREETGMALILVTHDLAVAAGNVDDVLVMQHGKAVEHGPAAEVLGAPSAAYTRELVAAIPRLEQPRESKVVGGEPLVQVKDVHQVFTVGSLLNRAKVHAVEGVTLDVLRGEALGVVGESGSGKTTLARMIVRLLRPTSGQILFDGRDIASDKEIRAVRRDLQMVFQDPVSSLNPRRTVGESIADPLRVQGEDASRKRVRELLELVGLDPDRIDRYPHEFSGGQRQRIGIARALGLRPKLLVCDEPVSALDVSTQSQIIRLLASLRTEFDLTLIFVAHDLAVVRQVSDRVAVMSKGAVVELGETDSLYDNPTHPYTKALLAAVPVLDPELARQRRLERGQLAL; from the coding sequence GTGAGTGAATCCGTTGTGTCGGTGCGGGATCTCGTCATCGACTTCCACACCGAGGGCGACACCGTTCGCGCCGTCGACGGGCTGTCCTTCGATCTGAAGGCGGGTCGGGCGCTCGGCATCGTGGGGGAGTCCGGCTCCGGCAAGAGCGCGACCGCGCTGTCCCTGCTGGGTTTGCACCGTGGTGGCAACGCGGACGTCACCGGTTCGATCGACGTGCTCGGCACGGACGTGCTCAAGGCGTCGAACGAACAGGTGCGGCGGCTGCGCGGCAGCCGGATCGCCATGGTGTTCCAGGACCCACTGTCCGCTTTGGACCCGTTCTTCAGCGTCGGCGACCAGATCGTCGAGGTGTACCGGGCCCACAACAAGGTCGACCGGCGCGCCGCCCGCGCGCGGGCGGTCGAGGTGCTGGACCGCGTCGGCATTCCCGACGCCGCGAGGCGGGTGAAGGCCTACCCGCACGAGTTCTCCGGCGGCATGCGGCAACGGGCGCTGATCGCGATGGCTTTGGCGCTGTCGCCTCAGGTCCTGGTGGCCGACGAGCCGACCACGGCGCTGGACGTGACTGTGCAGGCGCAGATCCTGGACCTGATCCACGACCTGCGCGAGGAGACCGGGATGGCGCTGATCCTGGTCACCCACGACCTCGCGGTGGCCGCCGGCAACGTCGACGACGTGCTGGTCATGCAGCACGGCAAGGCCGTCGAGCACGGCCCGGCGGCGGAGGTCCTCGGGGCGCCTTCGGCGGCGTACACCCGCGAACTGGTCGCCGCGATCCCGCGGTTGGAGCAGCCGCGGGAGTCCAAGGTCGTCGGCGGCGAGCCGCTGGTGCAGGTCAAGGACGTGCACCAGGTCTTCACCGTCGGCTCGTTGCTCAACCGCGCCAAGGTGCACGCCGTCGAGGGCGTGACGCTGGACGTGCTGCGCGGCGAGGCGCTCGGTGTGGTGGGGGAGAGCGGCAGCGGCAAGACCACGCTGGCCCGGATGATCGTCCGGCTGCTGCGGCCGACCTCGGGGCAGATCCTCTTCGACGGTCGGGACATCGCCTCGGACAAGGAGATCCGGGCGGTCCGGCGGGACCTGCAGATGGTGTTCCAGGACCCGGTGTCCTCGCTCAACCCGCGGCGCACCGTCGGCGAGAGCATCGCCGACCCGCTGCGCGTGCAGGGCGAGGACGCGTCCCGCAAGCGGGTCCGCGAGCTGCTCGAACTCGTCGGCCTCGACCCCGACCGGATCGACCGCTACCCACACGAGTTCTCCGGCGGGCAGCGGCAGCGCATCGGCATCGCGCGGGCCCTGGGGTTGCGGCCCAAGCTGCTGGTCTGCGACGAGCCCGTGTCCGCGCTCGACGTGTCGACCCAGTCGCAGATCATCCGGCTGCTAGCCTCCCTGCGGACCGAGTTCGACCTGACGCTGATCTTCGTGGCGCACGACCTCGCGGTGGTGCGGCAGGTCAGCGACCGGGTCGCGGTGATGAGCAAGGGAGCCGTGGTGGAGCTCGGCGAGACCGATTCGCTGTACGACAATCCCACGCACCCGTACACCAAGGCACTGCTGGCGGCGGTGCCGGTGCTCGACCCCGAGCTGGCCCGGCAGCGCCGGCTGGAACGCGGGCAGCTCGCCCTGTGA
- a CDS encoding pentapeptide repeat-containing protein, which translates to MKLPVRWPVVIVVGVVLATVGLVGGYWDRVDHSAANARHAAAVAELRADDVEVRVHGVNELEQVTKQSPGDQPVITTELSAFIRSAAGARNCRDHQVGRDVQAALSVLTRRRPTSDQDAVIDLHGTCLRKAEMAAINLVHANLAGADLGGANLRWAVLDGADLSGANLGGADLSYAHAVDANLTRVNLDGANVVGINTNYSR; encoded by the coding sequence GTGAAGCTGCCCGTCCGCTGGCCCGTGGTGATCGTGGTCGGCGTCGTGCTGGCCACGGTCGGCCTCGTCGGCGGGTACTGGGACCGTGTCGACCACTCGGCCGCGAACGCCCGACACGCGGCGGCTGTCGCCGAACTGCGGGCCGACGACGTCGAGGTGCGCGTCCACGGCGTGAACGAGCTGGAGCAGGTGACCAAGCAGTCGCCCGGCGACCAGCCCGTGATCACGACCGAGTTGTCCGCGTTCATCCGGTCCGCGGCGGGAGCCCGGAACTGCCGGGACCACCAGGTCGGCCGGGACGTGCAGGCCGCGCTGAGCGTGCTGACCCGGCGCCGCCCCACCTCCGACCAGGACGCGGTCATCGACCTGCACGGGACGTGCCTGCGCAAGGCGGAGATGGCCGCCATCAACCTGGTGCACGCCAATCTCGCCGGGGCCGACCTGGGCGGCGCCAACCTGCGCTGGGCCGTGCTGGACGGCGCCGACCTGAGCGGCGCGAACCTCGGCGGGGCCGACCTCAGCTACGCGCATGCAGTGGACGCCAACCTCACGCGCGTTAACCTCGACGGCGCGAACGTGGTGGGAATCAACACGAACTACTCCCGCTGA
- a CDS encoding CocE/NonD family hydrolase, translating to MTVTGWVAQRLLKLPPATVRKVAVERDLPIPADDGVTLLANHWSPEGEQKHPTALIRSPYGRGGPLGWMFGRLLAERGFHVVVVSTRGTFGSGGGEFRAMRQERADGHAVLRWLAEQPWFDGSVVLTGPSYLGYTQWVVAADAPVQVKAMVPHVTSSRLAMTFLRPGRIELETLMNWSVLTATQEQRFAGLRASFRRKKVEAAMRTLPLADGDRVALGREWPFYQDCLHHDQDDPYWKDEDFSDTVGEVKVPVSSIAGWYDIFLADQLRDYQALVAAGRPPRLTIGPWAHSDLRGMAASIWETVRWAGPLARGAKPAYRAPVRLFVMGVKQWREFDQWPPAGYTQQRWHLREGNALGPVPGGFMPPTAFTYDPSDPTPSLGGAKLEARGAGAVDNRPLERRSDVLTFTSDVLEADLEVIGEVAAEVWLRADRPSCDLFVRVCDVDRRGRSVNICDDLVKVRPDGITKVSVQLSPTAHVFRRGHRIRVLVAAGAFPRYARNLGGDEPLPTATTPHRTTVEVFHDAAHPSAVLLPTK from the coding sequence ATGACGGTGACTGGTTGGGTCGCGCAACGGTTGCTGAAGTTGCCGCCGGCGACGGTGCGCAAGGTGGCGGTGGAGCGGGACCTGCCGATCCCCGCGGACGACGGTGTGACGCTGCTCGCGAACCATTGGTCTCCCGAGGGTGAGCAGAAGCACCCGACCGCCCTGATCCGCTCCCCCTACGGCCGGGGCGGGCCGCTGGGCTGGATGTTCGGCCGGCTGCTGGCCGAGCGCGGCTTCCACGTCGTGGTCGTCAGCACCCGGGGCACCTTCGGCTCCGGCGGCGGCGAGTTCCGCGCGATGCGGCAGGAGCGCGCCGACGGCCACGCGGTGCTGCGCTGGCTGGCCGAGCAGCCGTGGTTCGACGGCTCGGTGGTGCTGACCGGTCCCAGCTACCTCGGCTACACCCAGTGGGTCGTCGCCGCGGACGCACCCGTGCAGGTGAAGGCGATGGTTCCGCACGTCACGTCGTCGCGGCTGGCCATGACGTTCCTGCGGCCGGGCCGGATCGAGCTGGAAACCCTGATGAACTGGTCGGTGCTGACCGCGACCCAGGAACAGCGGTTCGCCGGGCTCCGGGCGTCCTTCCGCCGCAAGAAGGTCGAGGCGGCGATGCGCACGCTGCCGCTGGCCGACGGCGACCGGGTCGCGCTGGGCCGGGAGTGGCCGTTCTACCAGGACTGCCTGCACCACGACCAGGACGACCCGTACTGGAAGGACGAGGACTTCAGCGACACCGTCGGCGAGGTGAAGGTGCCGGTGAGCTCCATCGCCGGCTGGTACGACATCTTCCTGGCCGACCAACTGCGCGACTACCAGGCGCTGGTGGCCGCCGGCCGGCCGCCGCGGCTGACGATCGGCCCATGGGCGCATTCCGACCTCCGCGGCATGGCCGCGTCGATCTGGGAGACCGTCCGCTGGGCCGGGCCGCTGGCCCGGGGCGCCAAGCCCGCCTACCGGGCCCCGGTGCGGCTGTTCGTGATGGGCGTGAAGCAGTGGCGGGAGTTCGACCAGTGGCCGCCCGCGGGGTACACGCAGCAGCGCTGGCATCTTCGTGAGGGCAACGCCCTGGGGCCGGTGCCCGGCGGTTTCATGCCGCCGACCGCCTTCACGTACGACCCGTCCGACCCGACGCCCTCGCTCGGCGGCGCGAAGCTGGAGGCGCGCGGCGCCGGGGCGGTGGACAACCGGCCGTTGGAGCGGCGTTCCGACGTCCTGACGTTCACCTCGGACGTGTTGGAGGCCGACCTGGAGGTGATCGGCGAGGTCGCCGCCGAGGTGTGGCTGCGGGCCGACCGGCCCAGCTGCGACCTGTTCGTGCGGGTGTGCGACGTGGATCGGCGGGGCCGGTCCGTGAACATCTGCGACGACCTGGTGAAGGTCCGGCCCGACGGCATCACCAAGGTGTCCGTGCAGCTGTCGCCCACCGCGCACGTGTTCCGCCGCGGGCACCGGATCCGGGTTCTGGTCGCCGCCGGCGCCTTCCCCCGGTACGCCCGCAATCTCGGCGGCGACGAGCCCCTGCCGACCGCCACGACGCCGCATCGCACCACCGTGGAGGTCTTCCACGACGCCGCCCACCCATCGGCGGTGCTGCTCCCGACGAAGTGA
- a CDS encoding sigma-70 family RNA polymerase sigma factor has product MAEVRTPRQRVATDGDQDLVRHYLADIGTTPLLTAPEEVALARRIEAGVYAAELLRTGELGGRTREDLAMVARDGELARDHMIRANLRLVVSTARKYSHRGLPFLDVIQEGNLGLIRAVEKFDYAKGFKFSTYAMWWIRQAIERGVAETSRVIRLPVHVVEQVNRIAKADRQLNLKLGREPSLVEIAEEVGLPVERVDELRRASREATSLDATVGEDGETTVSDLIEDTDSVRASDVLEREAMTESVRAVVNTLPQREALIVSLRFGLDGGNPRTLQEVAERVGLTRERVRQLEKGALAQLRNPEHSRPLLEWAS; this is encoded by the coding sequence GTGGCGGAGGTGAGGACGCCCCGGCAGCGGGTCGCAACCGACGGCGACCAGGACCTGGTGCGCCACTACCTGGCCGACATCGGGACCACCCCGCTGCTGACCGCCCCCGAGGAGGTCGCTCTCGCCCGGCGGATCGAGGCCGGCGTGTACGCCGCCGAGCTGCTGCGGACGGGCGAACTGGGGGGACGGACCCGCGAGGACCTGGCGATGGTGGCCAGGGACGGCGAGTTGGCGCGGGACCACATGATCCGGGCGAACCTGCGGCTGGTGGTTTCCACCGCCCGCAAGTACAGCCACCGCGGGCTGCCCTTCCTGGACGTCATCCAGGAGGGCAACCTGGGCCTGATCAGGGCGGTCGAGAAGTTCGACTACGCCAAGGGCTTCAAGTTCTCCACCTATGCGATGTGGTGGATCCGGCAGGCGATCGAGCGCGGGGTCGCGGAGACCTCGCGGGTCATTCGCCTTCCCGTCCACGTCGTCGAGCAGGTGAACCGGATCGCCAAGGCGGACCGGCAGCTCAACCTGAAGCTGGGCCGCGAGCCCTCCCTGGTGGAGATCGCCGAGGAGGTCGGGCTGCCCGTGGAGCGGGTGGACGAGCTGCGGCGGGCCAGCCGCGAGGCGACCAGCCTGGACGCGACGGTCGGCGAGGACGGCGAGACCACGGTGTCCGACCTGATCGAGGACACCGACTCGGTGCGCGCGTCCGACGTGCTGGAGCGCGAGGCGATGACCGAGTCGGTGCGCGCGGTCGTCAACACGCTGCCGCAGCGGGAGGCGCTGATCGTCAGCCTGCGGTTCGGGCTGGACGGCGGCAACCCGCGGACGCTGCAGGAGGTCGCGGAGCGTGTCGGCCTGACCCGTGAGCGCGTCCGGCAGCTGGAGAAGGGCGCGCTGGCCCAGTTGCGCAATCCGGAGCACAGCAGGCCGCTGTTGGAGTGGGCCAGCTGA
- a CDS encoding ABC transporter substrate-binding protein: MPAVKTGTGVTDKTIRLGVLSDLSGPFGPLGEAVVQGNQLYVDKLNAAGGVCGRKIELDVQDTGFNTDKAVQLYFKQEPSVLGLLQVVGSDITSRITPDMLQQQVMAAPTSWSSALLGNPYMVVVGATYDLDVINSLDYLVRQGKLHQGDVIGHISNDDPEYGGNALQGSQFVADKLGLTLKAIQVPSTKTDFAAEIGQLKAAGAKAVAISTYPKQTAVAVGTAAQAGLTVPFLVSNPGFDPSVLASPAGPAFQQLVLVSSSVAPFGAKLPAAEELAAAYKAKYPNGKPSMAVDYGYVVGIGYGAILKRACDEGDLTRAGVQKAFHELTGVDTGGLTAPLLFSSSNYPSSRQSFVLRPNPNTVGGLDIVDPLKESDLVRQRIG, encoded by the coding sequence GTGCCCGCCGTGAAAACCGGCACCGGTGTCACCGACAAGACCATCCGGCTGGGCGTGCTCAGCGATCTGTCGGGACCGTTCGGCCCGCTCGGTGAGGCGGTCGTGCAGGGCAACCAGCTCTACGTCGACAAGCTCAACGCCGCGGGCGGCGTGTGCGGCCGCAAGATCGAGCTGGACGTGCAGGACACCGGCTTCAACACCGACAAGGCCGTGCAGCTCTACTTCAAGCAGGAACCCAGTGTGCTGGGCCTGCTGCAGGTCGTCGGCAGCGACATCACCAGCCGGATCACCCCGGACATGCTGCAGCAGCAGGTGATGGCCGCGCCGACGTCCTGGTCGAGCGCCCTGCTCGGCAACCCGTACATGGTCGTGGTCGGCGCCACCTACGACCTTGATGTGATCAACAGCCTCGACTACCTGGTGCGACAGGGCAAACTGCACCAGGGCGACGTCATCGGGCACATCTCCAACGACGACCCCGAGTACGGCGGCAACGCCCTGCAGGGCAGCCAGTTCGTCGCCGACAAGCTGGGGCTGACGCTCAAGGCGATCCAGGTGCCGTCGACCAAGACGGACTTCGCCGCCGAGATCGGGCAGCTCAAGGCGGCCGGGGCCAAGGCGGTCGCGATCAGCACCTACCCGAAGCAGACCGCGGTCGCCGTCGGCACCGCCGCCCAGGCGGGGCTGACCGTGCCGTTCCTGGTGTCCAACCCGGGCTTCGACCCGTCCGTGCTGGCCAGCCCGGCCGGCCCGGCGTTCCAGCAGCTGGTGCTGGTGTCGTCCTCGGTGGCGCCGTTCGGCGCGAAGCTGCCGGCCGCCGAGGAGCTGGCGGCCGCGTACAAGGCCAAGTACCCCAACGGAAAGCCGTCGATGGCCGTGGACTACGGCTACGTCGTCGGCATCGGCTACGGCGCGATTCTCAAGCGGGCCTGCGACGAGGGGGACCTGACCCGGGCCGGCGTGCAGAAGGCGTTCCACGAGCTGACCGGTGTGGACACCGGCGGGCTCACCGCGCCGCTGCTGTTCTCCTCCTCGAACTACCCGTCCAGCCGGCAGTCCTTCGTGCTGCGCCCCAACCCGAACACCGTGGGCGGTCTGGACATCGTCGACCCGTTGAAGGAATCGGACCTGGTCCGCCAGCGGATCGGCTGA